Within the Acidipropionibacterium acidipropionici genome, the region CCCTCACCTCGATGTGGCCGGAATGGTGGGACGTCTCCGCGGACTGGGGGGTCGACGCCGCCATCCTCAGGCAGCGGGCAGTCAGACGGCTGCTGGCCCAGGACCACCTCGACGACGAGGCCCTCGCCCTGCTCATGTGGTGAGCGTCCGCGTCGCGGACCGGTGACCGCGCCGACGGTGGCAGTCTTGGGGCGTGACATCGACTCCGGCCAGGACACGCCCGGCGACCACCACCGTGGTGCCTCGGCTCATGCTCGTCGGCGCCGTGCTGCTCATCGGGCGGATGCTGTTCCAGCAGACCTGGTGGGTCTCGGCGCTGGCCACCGGCTTCTCGATCGTGGTCTTCCCGATCGACGGCGGCGGCTGGGGGCTGGTGGTGCTGCTTCTGATCCTCGCCGCCGGGCTCAACCGGCGCAAGAGGCTGTCCTGGGCGGTCTGCCTGGGACTCTTCGGCCTCATGTGGGTCGTCTCGCTGCTCTTCTTCGGGGTGCTCATCGCCGAGGTGGCCGGTGGGGAGCCCACCAGGATCCATGACGACGTGGAGATGGCCGGCTACGTCTTCAACACGTTCAGCGTGGGCGCCATCCTCGTCGCCCTGATCGTCCACCACGGGCGGTTCGGGGCGCGGACCGCCCGTGCCAACGTTCGCCCGTCGCTGGCGACACTGGTGGGCGGCCTGGCCGCCACGGTCCTGATCGGCTGGCTGCTGGTCTGGGCCACCGGCGGACAGGGACGTCCCCGAAACCGGCTGTGGCGTCTCATCTCGGAGCTGCTGCGCGGCAACCGCTCCCAGGTCGCGCCTCCCTCCCCGATCTGGGTGGAGAACATCGTCGAGCTGCTGGCCGCCATCACCCTGGCCACCGCCTTCATCATGCTGCTGCGCTCCCAGCGTCAGGTCGCGGTGCTGGGGCTGGGAGACGAGCTCGAGCTGCGAAACCTGCTGGATGAGAACCCGTCGGACTCACTGGGCTACTTCGCGCTGCGCCGGGACAAGGCGGTGGTCTTCTCGCCGGACCGCCGCGCCGCCGTGTGCTACCGGGCGGTCGCCGGCGTGGCCCTGGCCTCCGGGGACCCGGTCGGCCCCAGGGCGCAATGGCCCGCGGCCATCGACGCCTTCCTGACCGTCGCGCACACCTACGGCTGGAGCCCGGCAGTGGTGGGCGCCTCAGAGGAGGGCGCCACCGCCTGGCAGGGAGCCGGGCTGAGGGTGACGAGGATCGGCGACGAGGCGATCATCTCGCCGTCCACCTTCGATCTGCAGTCCCGCGACCTGCGGGGCGTGCGCTCGGTGGTCAACCGCCTGCGGCGCTCGGGCTACACGGTGCGGGTACGGCGCCACAGCGACATCGAACCCGACGAGCTCTCGCGACTCATCGCGCTGGCCGACGCCTGGCGGGCCGATGGCGAGGAGCGCGGATTCTCGATGGCGCTGTCGCGGCTGGGCGATCCGCTGGACGGCGACTGCGTCATGGTCGAGGCGCTGTACCCGACTGGAGACATCCGCGGCGACGGGTCCACCGCCGGCCTGCTCTCCTTCGTCCCGTGGGGCGGCGACGGCCTGTCCCTGGACGTGATGCGCCACGACCCGAGGGCCGACAACGGCGTCACCGAACTGATGGTCGCCGGGCTGATGGCCACCGGCCGTGAACTCGGCCTGCACCGGGTCTCGCTCAACTTCGCGGTATTCCGCGAGGTCATCGAGGAGGGCAGCCGGGTGGGTGCCCGGCCCCTGCAGCGGCTGGCCGCCCGGTTCGTGTCCGGGGTGTCCCGCTGGTTCCAGATCGAGCAGCTGTACCGGTCGAACGTCAAATACGCCCCCGACTGGCAGGCCCGCTATCTGGGATACGCCGACGCCGGGGAGCTGGCCCAGGTGGGGCTGGCCCTCGGCCTGGCCGAGGGGCAGATCGACCTGCCGCGGATCCTGCGGCCCGCACCCCCGCCCGCCCAGCCGATCTACTCGGTGGCAGCGCACCCGGAGATCGCCACCGTCCTGGAGCGGCAGCGGCCGGACGTCGAGCTGCCCGGACGCCGGGTCGGCGAGCAGATGAGGCACCGGCAGCAGACTCGCGAGCGGATCATCGCCGCGGGGGGAGAGGCCTACCCGCCCGACATCCACCCCAGCGGCGCGCCCGGAGACCTCGCCACCGCCGCCGAGGGCGGCGAGCTGTCGCTGGTGGGACGGGTGGCGGGGGTCCGCGACCACGGCGGGGTGATCTTCGCCGACCTGACCGACTGGTCGGGGACCGCCCAGATCCTTCTGGACGCCTCGGCGCTGGGAGCCCCGGCGATGGACCGCTGGCGCGCCGACATCTCCCTGGGGGACCACGTCCTGGTCGGCGGGCGGGCCGGATCCTCGCGCAATGGCACCCGGTCACTGCTGGCGGGGGAGTTCAGGCTGGCCGCCAAGGCCCTCCACCCGCTGCCCGACCGGCGGTCGGGGATGAGCGACCCGGAGGAGAAGGTGCGGCGGCGATACCTGGACCTCATCGTCAACCCGGCCGCCCGCGACGAGCTGAGGGCCCGCTCCCAGGCGATCCGCGCGGTGCGCGAGACCCTGCTGTCCCACGACTTCCTGGAGGTCGAGACGCCGATCCTCCAGACCATCCACGGCGGGGCCAACGCCCGGCCCTTCCGCACCCACATCAACGCGTACGACCTGGACCTGTATCTGCGGATCGCCCCCGAGCTGTACCTCAAGCGCCTCATGGTGGGGGGAGCGGGCAGGGTCTTCGAGATCGGCCGCAACTTCCGCAACGAGGGGGCCGACGCCACCCACAACCCCGAGTTCACGATGCTGGAGGCCTACCAGGCCTACGGCGACTATGTGCAGATGCGCCACCTCACCCGGGAGATGATCCTGGCGGCGTCCAGGCGGGCGACCGGCGGCACGGTCATCCACGGACGCGACGCTGACGGCGTCGAGCACGAGATGGACCTGGCCGAGGAGTGGCGGGTGATCACCGTCAACGAGGGCATCTCGGCCGCGCTGGGGGAGGAGGTCACTGCCGACACCCCGAAGGAGACGCTG harbors:
- the lysX gene encoding bifunctional lysylphosphatidylglycerol synthetase/lysine--tRNA ligase LysX, giving the protein MVPRLMLVGAVLLIGRMLFQQTWWVSALATGFSIVVFPIDGGGWGLVVLLLILAAGLNRRKRLSWAVCLGLFGLMWVVSLLFFGVLIAEVAGGEPTRIHDDVEMAGYVFNTFSVGAILVALIVHHGRFGARTARANVRPSLATLVGGLAATVLIGWLLVWATGGQGRPRNRLWRLISELLRGNRSQVAPPSPIWVENIVELLAAITLATAFIMLLRSQRQVAVLGLGDELELRNLLDENPSDSLGYFALRRDKAVVFSPDRRAAVCYRAVAGVALASGDPVGPRAQWPAAIDAFLTVAHTYGWSPAVVGASEEGATAWQGAGLRVTRIGDEAIISPSTFDLQSRDLRGVRSVVNRLRRSGYTVRVRRHSDIEPDELSRLIALADAWRADGEERGFSMALSRLGDPLDGDCVMVEALYPTGDIRGDGSTAGLLSFVPWGGDGLSLDVMRHDPRADNGVTELMVAGLMATGRELGLHRVSLNFAVFREVIEEGSRVGARPLQRLAARFVSGVSRWFQIEQLYRSNVKYAPDWQARYLGYADAGELAQVGLALGLAEGQIDLPRILRPAPPPAQPIYSVAAHPEIATVLERQRPDVELPGRRVGEQMRHRQQTRERIIAAGGEAYPPDIHPSGAPGDLATAAEGGELSLVGRVAGVRDHGGVIFADLTDWSGTAQILLDASALGAPAMDRWRADISLGDHVLVGGRAGSSRNGTRSLLAGEFRLAAKALHPLPDRRSGMSDPEEKVRRRYLDLIVNPAARDELRARSQAIRAVRETLLSHDFLEVETPILQTIHGGANARPFRTHINAYDLDLYLRIAPELYLKRLMVGGAGRVFEIGRNFRNEGADATHNPEFTMLEAYQAYGDYVQMRHLTREMILAASRRATGGTVIHGRDADGVEHEMDLAEEWRVITVNEGISAALGEEVTADTPKETLVGYAEKLGIAVSPKWDRGDVVLELHEHLSERTTVGPTFFCDFPADVSPLTRQHRDDPRLAEKWDLIVLGDEVATAYTELVDPVIQRERFTAQSLRAAGGDPEAMELDEDFLEALEYAMPPTGGMGMGLDRLVMLLTGASIRQTITFPLVRPRSSS